One Melospiza melodia melodia isolate bMelMel2 chromosome 29, bMelMel2.pri, whole genome shotgun sequence DNA segment encodes these proteins:
- the LOC134430619 gene encoding TLC domain-containing protein 5-like produces MLFPLPLRAACSLLAWFCLYKWFCHRCRHRSLEWSCRLVTLTHGILATCLSAYIGFIDGPWPLSHPGSPNTTLQVHGLCLSLGYFIFDLCWCVYFQTEGALMLAHHLVSIVGIAASLALGESAGDVNAVIFGSEITNPLLQARWFLKELGRYHTLAGDLVDFLFVVLFTGVRIGVGAWLMYCELASPRPRWYIKLGGVVMYVVSWVFMVSICRFARRKSISKYQAWRSRRSRELGWKTNGHLKGH; encoded by the exons ATGCTGTTCCCGCTGCCCCTGCGTGCAGCCTGCAGCCTGCTGGCCTGGTTCTGCCTCTACAAGTGGTTCTGCCACCGCTGCCGGCACCGGAGCCTCGAGTGGAGCTGCAGGCTGGTCACCCTGACCCACGGCATCCTGGCCACCTGCCTGTCCGCCTACATCGGCTTCATCGACGGCCCCTGGCCCCTCAGCCACCCAG GCTCACCCAACACGACCCTTCAGGTGCACGGGCTGTGCCTTAGCTTGGGCTACTTCATTTTTGACCTGTGCTGGTGTGTGTACTTCCAGACGGAGGGTGCCCTGATGCTGGCCCACCACCTGGTCAGCATCGTGGGCATCGCCGCCTCCTTGGCGCTGGGCGAGTCGGCCGGCGACGTCAACGCCGTCATCTTCGGCAGCGAGATCACCAACCCGCTGCTGCAGGCCCGCTGGTTCCTCAAGGAGCTGGGCCGCTACCACACCTTGGCGGGCGACCTGGTGGATTTCCTCTTCGTGGTGCTCTTCACGGGCGTGCGCATCGGCGTGGGGGCCTGGCTGATGTACTGCGAGCTGGCctcgccccggccccgctggTACATCAAGCTGGGCGGGGTGGTCATGTACGTGGTGTCCTGGGTGTTCATGGTCAGCATCTGCCGCTTCGCCAGGAGGAAGAGCATCAGCAAGTACCAGGCCTGGAGGAGCCGCAGGAGCCGCGAGCTGGGCTGGAAAACCAACGGGCACCTCAAAGGGCACTGA